The proteins below come from a single Acanthopagrus latus isolate v.2019 chromosome 4, fAcaLat1.1, whole genome shotgun sequence genomic window:
- the LOC119018214 gene encoding carbohydrate sulfotransferase 1-like, whose amino-acid sequence MQCSWKAVILLALASIAIQYTAIRTLTSKPFQLCPLPSPQNCGLGGQETDPPFERGAAGGGGCDDYPYFSINATRKTHILVLATTRSGSSFVGQLLNQHQEVFYLFEPLYHVQTTLIPRLSHSRNAADRRVMLGASRDLLRSLYGCDLYFLESYIKPTPTNHTTDKLFRRGASRALCQQPVCDAFGPADVNVEEGDCVKKCASLNMTLATEACREKRHVAIKIVRVPEIGDLRALVEDPRLNIKVIQLVRDPRGILSSRIETFRDTYRLWRIWRATGRRPYNLDLSQLTVVCEDFLSSVSTGLSHPYWLKGKYMLVRYEDLARNPLLKTKEIYDYLGLPLDKNVEDWIHANTRGSNEPSAKHKFGTVRDSAANAESWRLKLSYDMVEYTQTVCQKVLHQLGYKAVKSVEELKNMSLSLVQDKTFVPFL is encoded by the coding sequence ATGCAATGTTCCTGGAAGGCAGTGATTCTACTGGCCTTGGCCTCCATTGCCATCCAGTACACGGCCATCCGGACACTCACCTCCAAGCCTTTCCAGCTGTGCCCGCTGCCCAGCCCCCAGAACTGTGGTCTGGGGGGCCAGGAGACAGACCCTCCCTTTGAGCGGGGAGCAGCGGGCGGTGGGGGCTGCGATGACTACCCTTACTTCTCCATCAATGCCACGCGCAAAACGCACATCCTGGTCCTGGCCACCACCCGTAGCGGCTCCTCCTTCGTTGGCCAGCTGCTCAACCAGCACCAGGAGGTTTTCTACCTGTTCGAGCCTCTTTATCACGTTCAGACGACGCTGATTCCGCGCCTGTCGCACAGCCGCAACGCCGCAGACCGCCGCGTGATGCTCGGCGCCAGTCGAGACCTCCTGCGCAGCCTGTACGGTTGCGATCTCTACTTCCTGGAGAGCTACATCAAGCCGACGCCGACGAACCACACCACAGATAAACTGTTCCGTCGGGGGGCCAGCCGAGCGCTGTGCCAGCAACCGGTCTGCGATGCCTTCGGCCCTGCCGACGTTAACGTGGAGGAAGGGGACTGTGTGAAGAAATGCGCGTCGCTAAACATGACCTTAGCGACGGAAGCGTGCCGTGAGAAGAGGCACGTGGCGATCAAAATCGTCCGGGTGCCAGAGATCGGAGATCTACGCGCCTTGGTGGAAGACCCACGGCTGAATATCAAAGTGATTCAACTTGTCAGAGACCCGCGTGGTATCCTGTCATCACGGATCGAGACATTCAGGGATACATATCGGCTGTGGCGTATATGGAGGGCCACAGGGCGGAGGCCCTACAATCTAGACTTGAGTCAGCTCACAGTTGTCTGTGAAGACTTTCTCAGTTCTGTTTCAACTGGTCTCAGCCATCCCTACTGGCTTAAAGGGAAGTACATGTTGGTTCGTTACGAGGATTTGGCGAGAAATCCTCTTCTGAAGACAAAGGAGATCTATGACTACCTGGGGCTGCCTTTGGATAAAAATGTAGAAGACTGGATACATGCAAACACTCGGGGCAGCAACGAGCCCTCAGCAAAACACAAGTTTGGCACTGTGAGGGACTCGGCAGCTAACGCTGAGAGCTGGCGTTTGAAACTGTCTTATGACATGGTAGAATACACACAGACTGTTTGTCAGAAAGTACTCCACCAGCTGGGATACAAGGCTGTGAAATCAGTAGAGGAACTGAAGAACATGTCCCTCTCACTGGTACAGGACAAAACTTTTGTACCTTTTTTGTAA